One Alligator mississippiensis isolate rAllMis1 chromosome 16, rAllMis1, whole genome shotgun sequence genomic region harbors:
- the LOC102569914 gene encoding TLC domain-containing protein 5 encodes MDWVPFLLPSMMLPIILQVACSLSGWLFLYAIFCSWNENRSYEWSCRLVTLSHGAVVTFLSGYIVLVDGPSPLTHAGSPNTPLQVCAFSIALGYFIFDLSWCLYFQTEGILMLAHHALSICGMAIVLGIGRSATEVNAVVFVSEITNPLLQARWFLRETGRYHSWLGGMVDFFFVLLFLVLRIGAGAWIMYAMVTSPEPMWLLKVGGLAMYIVSLGFMVKICRFAKRKMMKKYNAWKSMKSKDTGLL; translated from the exons catgaTGCTTCCCATTATTCTCCAAGTGGCCTGCAGTCTGTCCGGCTGGCTCTTCCTCTATGCCATCTTCTGCTCCTGGAATGAGAATCGGTCTTACGAATGGAGCTGCCGCCTGGTCACTCTGTCGCACGGAGCGGTTGTCACCTTCCTCTCAGGTTACATCGTTCTAGTGGATGGCCCCTCACCTCTAACCCATGcag GGTCACCAAACACACCCCTGCAGGTCTGCGCCTTCTCCATCGCCTTGGGCTACTTCATCTTTGATTTGAGTTGGTGCTTGTACTTCCAGACGGAGGGGATCCTCATGCTGGCCCATCACGCGCTGAGCATCTGCGGCATGGCGATCGTGCTGGGGATCGGCCGGTCAGCCACTGAGGTCAATGCTGTTGTCTTCGTCAGTGAGATCACCAATCCATTGCTGCAGGCTCGCTGGTTCCTGCGGGAGACGGGCCGCTACCACAGTtggctggggggcatggtggACTTCTTCTTTGTGCTCCTCTTTCTAGTGCTGCGGATTGGAGCGGGAGCCTGGATCATGTACGCTATGGTTACCTCACCGGAGCCCATGTGGCTACTCAAGGTTGGAGGCCTGGCCATGTACATAGTGTCTTTGGGGTTCATGGTTAAAATTTGCAGGTTTGCTAAGAGGAAAATGATGAAGAAGTACAATGCTTGGAAGAGCATGAAGAGCAAGGACACAGGTCTTCTCTGA